The Siniperca chuatsi isolate FFG_IHB_CAS linkage group LG9, ASM2008510v1, whole genome shotgun sequence genome includes a region encoding these proteins:
- the chrnb2 gene encoding neuronal acetylcholine receptor subunit beta-2 yields MMDGWPPLLLLALLAIAGGGLGADTEERLVEHLLNPAHYNKLIRPATNGSELVTVQLMVSLAQLISVHEREQVMTTNVWLTQEWQDYRLTWVPEEFDGMMKVRLPSKHIWLPDVVLYNNADGVYEVSFYSNAVVSYDGSIFWLPPAIYKSACKIEVKHFPFDQQNCTLRFRSWTYDRTEIDLVLRADVASMDDFTPSGEWDIIALPGRRNENPADPTYVDITYDFIIRRKPLFYTINLIIPCVLITSLAILVFYLPSDCGEKMTLCISVLLALTVFLLLISKIVPPTSLDVPLVGKYLMFTMVLVTFSIVTSVCVLNVHHRSPTTHTMPPWVKVVFLNKLPALLFMRQPRNSCERQRLRQRRRAQEQKEGGRSGEAGALMVGLGLGTAGGNGGATSTGVFGKEDSDPCTCYVNRASVKQFGGDLGGAGGGSMDGLNRVREGREGGSGNLPRGKQATGGPALTQALLAQACPGFEEAVEGVRFIANHMKSEDDDQSVSEDWKYVAMVIDRLFLWIFVFVCVFGTVGMFMQPLFQNYTVKTITSSPG; encoded by the exons ATGATGGACGGCtggccgccgctgctgctgctggctctcCTCGCCATTGCGGGAG GCGGCCTCGGGGCAGACACAGAGGAGCGGTTGGTGGAGCATCTCCTAAACCCAGCCCACtacaacaaactgatccgtccTGCGACTAATGGCTCCGAGCTGGTTACTGTGCAGCTGATGGTGTCGTTGGCCCAACTCATCAGTGTG CATGAAAGAGAGCAGGTGATGACCACCAATGTCTGGCTAACTCAG GAGTGGCAGGACTATCGTCTGACTTGGGTCCCTGAGGAGTTTGATGGAATGATGAAGGTCAGGCTGCCCTCAAAACACATCTGGCTGCCTGACGTGGTGCTCTACAACAA TGCTGATGGGGTGTACGAGGTATCGTTCTACTCCAACGCGGTAGTCTCCTACGACGGCAGTATCTTTTGGTTGCCCCCGGCCATCTATAAATCAGCCTGTAAGATAGAGGTCAAGCACTTCCCCTTTGACCAGCAGAACTGCACGCTGCGCTTCCGCTCCTGGACTTACGACCGCACTGAGATCGACCTGGTGCTCCGTGCTGATGTGGCCAGCATGGACGATTTCACGCCCAGCGGGGAGTGGGACATCATCGCACTGCCAGGCAGACGAAACGAGAACCCAGCTGACCCCACTTACGTGGACATCACGTACGACTTCATCATTCGCAGGAAGCCTCTTTTTTACACCATCAACCTCATCATCCCGTGTGTGCTCATCACCTCGCTGGCAATCCTGGTCTTCTACCTGCCCTCTGACTGTGGAGAAAAGATGACGCTCTGCATCTCCGTGCTGCTGGCTCTCACTgtgttcctgctgctgatctCCAAGATTGTCCCACCCACATCACTAGATGTCCCTCTCGTGGGGAAGTACCTAATGTTCACCATGGTCCTGGTCACTTTCTCTATCgtcaccagtgtgtgtgtgctcaacGTACACCACCGCTcacccaccacacacaccatGCCCCCTTGGGTTAAAGTGGTGTTCCTCAACAAGCTTCCTGCCTTGCTCTTCATGCGCCAGCCCAGGAACAGCTGCGAGCGCCAGCGGCTGCGCCAAAGAAGGAGGGCCCAGGAACAGAAGGAGGGTGGGCGCAGTGGAGAGGCAGGGGCCTTGATGGTGGGGCTTGGGTTGGGCACTGCTGGTGGGAACGGAGGGGCAACCTCCACAGGGGTGTTCGGCAAGGAGGACAGTGACCCTTGTACCTGCTATGTGAACCGGGCGTCTGTTAAACAGTTTGGAGGGGATCTGGGAGGTGCAGGAGGGGGATCCATGGATGGTCTGAACAGGGTTAGGGAGGGCCGGGAAGGGGGATCTGGAAACCTGCCACGGGGGAAGCAAGCAACAGGAGGTCCTGCTCTGACTCAGGCTCTGCTGGCTCAAGCCTGTCCCGGCTTTGAGGAGGCTGTGGAAGGAGTACGCTTCATCGCCAACCACATGAAGAGTGAGGATGATGATCAGAGT GTGAGCGAGGACTGGAAGTACGTTGCCATGGTGATCGACCGCCTCTTCCTGTggatctttgtgtttgtgtgcgtgttcgGCACAGTGGGCATGTTCATGCAGCCACTCTTCCAGAATTACACAGTCAAGACCATCACCAGCTCACCAGGCTGA
- the s100t gene encoding S100 calcium binding protein T, protein MYLRHCPPHPPHQSLLPSLSAPDQQASTRPPLRMSLPNSENASTLENAMQLMIQTFHKYSGNEGDKYTLSRAELKEMLTTELGNYLGNAQDREAVDKVMGDLDSNNDGEVDFTEFIILVGALTVACNDFFLEYNDKPEKKK, encoded by the exons ATGTATTTAAGACAttgtcctcctcatcctcctcatcagTCGCTAttgccttctctctctgcacctGACCAGCAGGCCAGCACTCGTCCTCCACTCAG AATGTCTTTGCCCAACTCAGAGAACGCCTCCACTCTGGAGAACGCCATGCAGCTCATGATCCAGACTTTCCATAAGTACTCAGGAAACGAGGGGGACAAATACACACTGAGCAGGGCTGAGCTCAAAGAGATGCTTACCACAGAGCTCGGCAACTACCTGGGG AATGCCCAGGATAGGGAGGCAGTGGATAAGGTGATGGGAGACCTGGATTCCAACAATGACGGGGAGGTAGATTTCACCGAGTTCATCATACTGGTCGGAGCTCTTACTGTGGCCTGTAATGACTTCTTCCTGGAGTACAATGACaagccagagaagaagaagtga
- the si:ch211-105c13.3 gene encoding protein S100-A16, producing the protein MEAAIKTVVTTFISSARGKENLDGKAFQKLVNKQLGGIMEDTNSSSAVKEMQRGLDENNDGKVSFQEYLTLIGYVASSLSQSKTGSNTDAS; encoded by the exons ATGGAGGCAGCCATTAAAACAGTGGTGACCACATTTATTAGTTCTGCCAGGGGGAAGGAGAACCTAGATGGAAAAGCCTTCCAGAAACTGGTAAATAAACAGCTTGGCGGCATCATGGAG GATACAAACAGCTCCTCTGCCGTTAAGGAGATGCAGAGGGGACTGGATGAGAACAATGATGGAAAGGTCAGCTTCCAGGAATACCTCACTCTGATTGGCTACGTGGCCAGCTCCCTCAGTCAGAGCAAGACTGGATCCAACACAGATGCATCATAG